A genomic segment from Ignavibacteriales bacterium encodes:
- a CDS encoding MmcQ/YjbR family DNA-binding protein gives MNIESITNYCLTKKGAVEDFPFDEDTLVFKVGGKMFALIPLEKIPLQINLKCDPEKAIELRENFEDVQQGWHMSKKYWNTIILEGNIKWNDLKGWIDHSYDEVVKGLKKSERDKIGK, from the coding sequence ATGAATATAGAATCAATAACAAATTATTGTCTTACAAAAAAAGGCGCTGTTGAAGATTTTCCTTTTGATGAGGATACACTTGTATTTAAAGTCGGTGGAAAAATGTTTGCGCTTATACCATTAGAAAAAATTCCGTTACAAATAAATTTAAAATGTGATCCAGAAAAAGCGATTGAACTTAGAGAAAACTTTGAAGATGTACAGCAGGGCTGGCACATGAGTAAAAAATATTGGAACACAATTATTCTGGAAGGTAACATTAAATGGAATGATTTAAAGGGATGGATAGATCACTCTTATGATGAAGTTGTAAAGGGATTAAAGAAAAGTGAACGAGATAAAATTGGCAAATAG
- a CDS encoding H-type lectin domain-containing protein, which translates to MKSIYTLILFPLVVLSSISINAQTIQSSSWSMNQSLEGYSLDKNNGERTMTIDVKFEKPFNKKPQIILSVTQIDSDKESNVRYNAEAISISRDGFTLRVRTWANSKLYSVSGYWVGLLE; encoded by the coding sequence ATGAAAAGTATTTATACCCTCATCCTATTTCCCCTTGTTGTTTTATCATCAATTTCAATAAATGCACAGACCATACAAAGCAGCAGCTGGTCAATGAACCAAAGTCTTGAGGGCTATTCTCTTGATAAAAATAACGGTGAACGAACAATGACAATTGATGTTAAATTTGAAAAACCGTTTAATAAAAAACCACAAATAATTTTAAGTGTTACACAAATTGATTCTGACAAAGAATCAAATGTAAGATATAACGCTGAGGCGATATCTATTTCGAGAGATGGCTTTACTTTAAGAGTGCGAACATGGGCAAATTCAAAACTATATTCTGTGAGCGGGTATTGGGTCGGATTGTTAGAATAA
- a CDS encoding Omp28-related outer membrane protein, whose amino-acid sequence MHKFLLLLLTILIVSCETNPPTTPVNPVIEYGTIRVTSNVSGAMIFLNGTSTGKITPDTLTAGVGGNEIKLIKTDFDTLVVTVNVEKNKITETNPNLFATDKIVLIEDFANVSCVPCVTSNKIIEHLVNAEFGTSKLIAIKYPTNFPSPVDPFFLANSADCNARMGYYNILFAPTTIINGNLRPTSTDSIDVKDKIYSEFTKVPTFIINVSGNINGSDYTISISVNVKDISNIDFSKLVLHTVVTETNIEFATPPGSNGETKFYDVMRKMLPTNQGESLSAINQPGVYNFQRQLTLNSAWITSNIHTVVFIQNKDTREIYQAGSTF is encoded by the coding sequence ATGCACAAATTTCTTTTACTACTTCTCACAATTTTAATTGTAAGCTGTGAAACCAATCCGCCCACTACACCTGTAAATCCAGTAATCGAATATGGAACAATTAGAGTAACATCTAATGTATCCGGAGCTATGATATTTCTTAATGGTACATCTACGGGAAAAATTACTCCTGATACTTTAACCGCTGGGGTTGGAGGCAATGAAATTAAATTAATTAAAACTGATTTTGATACATTAGTTGTAACTGTTAATGTAGAAAAAAATAAAATAACAGAAACTAACCCCAATCTTTTTGCAACAGACAAAATAGTTTTGATAGAAGATTTTGCAAATGTTAGCTGCGTTCCATGTGTTACAAGTAATAAAATTATTGAACATCTTGTTAATGCTGAATTTGGAACATCAAAGCTTATTGCTATAAAATATCCTACAAATTTTCCTTCTCCCGTTGATCCTTTTTTTCTGGCTAATAGTGCCGATTGCAATGCAAGAATGGGGTATTATAATATACTATTTGCGCCAACCACAATAATTAATGGTAATTTAAGACCAACGTCTACAGATTCAATCGATGTAAAAGATAAAATATATTCTGAGTTTACAAAAGTACCCACATTTATTATTAATGTTTCCGGCAATATAAACGGAAGTGATTATACAATTAGTATTTCTGTTAATGTAAAAGATATTAGTAATATAGATTTTTCCAAGCTTGTGCTTCATACTGTAGTAACCGAAACTAATATAGAGTTTGCAACTCCGCCCGGTTCAAATGGAGAAACAAAATTTTATGATGTAATGAGAAAAATGCTTCCAACTAATCAGGGTGAATCATTATCAGCTATAAACCAGCCTGGAGTGTATAATTTTCAAAGACAGCTAACACTAAATTCGGCCTGGATAACGAGTAACATTCACACAGTAGTATTTATTCAAAACAAAGACACAAGAGAGATTTATCAAGCAGGATCAACATTTTAG
- a CDS encoding T9SS type A sorting domain-containing protein — MKKLFTLFLLLFLPSLANGQSLLNVDFSGGYPPAGWSIDLQAGNWSAVSSTNAGGVAPELRLNWSPQFNTTTHFISPVVNLTGISTVTFQFKYNIDHYGGAYTVGVATKSGAGTWNTVWSIVNPSASTQEEVTVPITNSDLGAADFQICFFFAGNSYNINYWYIDDVKLFVPLAHDVMVKNIVIDPEYIAGTPFTPQAELTNFGLNSETFNATCTVKLNGAPVYTQDCSPITLGAGNNQTVSFPDFTPSVANDLYEVTVTTNLAGDMDSTNNSKTKGFDTYTTERQMVILEIGTGTWCQYCPGASMGAHDLLTNGKKVGVIKNHNGDTFTNSYSNARNTYYGITGYPTAFFDGVVSVVGGSNTVSMYPTYLPIYDARKVKNSAFSIQLYGQNNGLDYALTARVTKLANIPASYANLVLHLALTESEIPFSWQGQTIVNNAQRLMAPNELGTALDFSSSNVVDVNLNFTVNAAWILANCELVSFIQNLDGKEILQGTKLELENLAPLPVELTSFVAIAAAGKVNLNWETASEINNSGFEIERSIDGATFFTVGFVRGNGTTTEPKAYSFSDELIVNGTETIYYRLKQVDYNGTFEYSDIVSVVFDLPTEYALGQNYPNPFNPSTKIKYSVPQSGLVSIVVYDLTGQEVATIVNEVKESGSYEVNFTTLGLSSGTYFYKMISNNFSEVKKMSILK, encoded by the coding sequence ATGAAAAAACTGTTTACTCTTTTTTTATTATTGTTCTTACCTAGCTTGGCTAATGGGCAATCACTTTTAAATGTTGATTTCTCAGGCGGTTATCCACCAGCAGGGTGGTCGATTGATTTACAAGCGGGCAACTGGTCTGCTGTCTCAAGTACAAACGCTGGTGGTGTTGCACCAGAGCTTCGACTTAATTGGTCCCCGCAATTTAACACAACCACACATTTTATTTCTCCCGTTGTTAATCTTACAGGAATTTCCACAGTTACTTTTCAGTTTAAATATAATATAGATCATTATGGCGGTGCCTATACTGTAGGTGTTGCAACAAAATCAGGTGCAGGTACTTGGAACACAGTATGGTCAATCGTTAATCCTTCTGCAAGTACGCAGGAAGAAGTAACAGTGCCCATTACTAACTCTGATTTAGGAGCAGCAGATTTTCAAATTTGTTTTTTCTTTGCTGGCAATTCATATAATATAAATTACTGGTACATTGATGATGTTAAATTATTTGTACCGCTTGCTCACGATGTAATGGTTAAAAATATTGTTATCGATCCAGAGTACATTGCAGGAACACCCTTTACCCCGCAAGCAGAACTAACAAACTTTGGATTAAATTCAGAAACATTTAATGCAACTTGCACAGTAAAACTTAATGGTGCACCTGTTTACACACAAGACTGCTCACCAATTACACTTGGAGCTGGTAATAACCAAACGGTTTCTTTTCCAGATTTTACACCATCAGTAGCAAATGATCTTTATGAAGTTACCGTTACTACAAATTTAGCTGGGGATATGGACTCGACTAATAATAGTAAAACAAAAGGATTTGATACTTACACCACAGAAAGACAAATGGTTATTTTAGAAATTGGAACAGGTACATGGTGTCAATATTGTCCCGGTGCATCTATGGGTGCACATGACTTGTTAACAAATGGAAAAAAAGTTGGCGTTATTAAAAATCATAATGGAGATACATTTACAAATTCCTATTCTAATGCAAGAAACACTTATTACGGAATAACAGGTTATCCAACAGCATTTTTTGATGGTGTTGTATCTGTTGTTGGAGGAAGCAATACAGTAAGTATGTATCCAACATATTTACCTATTTACGATGCTCGAAAAGTTAAAAATTCTGCTTTTTCGATTCAGTTATATGGTCAAAATAACGGGCTAGATTATGCACTAACAGCCCGCGTTACTAAATTGGCTAATATTCCGGCATCATATGCTAATTTAGTATTGCACCTTGCTCTTACTGAATCTGAAATTCCTTTTAGCTGGCAGGGGCAAACAATAGTTAACAACGCGCAGAGATTAATGGCCCCAAATGAACTTGGTACAGCTTTAGATTTTTCATCAAGCAATGTTGTTGATGTAAACTTAAACTTTACTGTAAATGCAGCCTGGATCCTTGCTAATTGTGAATTAGTATCTTTTATTCAGAACCTTGATGGAAAAGAAATTCTACAGGGAACGAAATTAGAATTAGAAAATCTTGCACCGCTACCTGTTGAATTAACTTCTTTTGTTGCAATAGCTGCTGCTGGTAAAGTTAATCTTAACTGGGAAACAGCATCCGAAATAAACAATTCCGGGTTTGAAATCGAGAGATCAATTGACGGCGCCACTTTCTTTACAGTTGGATTTGTAAGAGGAAACGGAACAACTACTGAACCTAAAGCATATTCTTTTTCTGATGAGTTAATTGTAAATGGAACCGAGACAATTTACTACAGATTAAAACAAGTTGATTATAATGGTACATTTGAATACAGCGATATTGTTTCTGTTGTGTTTGATCTTCCAACAGAATATGCGCTCGGACAGAACTATCCGAATCCATTTAACCCATCAACAAAAATAAAGTATTCTGTTCCACAAAGCGGATTAGTTTCAATAGTTGTTTATGATTTAACAGGACAGGAAGTTGCGACTATTGTAAACGAAGTTAAAGAATCAGGTAGTTATGAAGTTAATTTTACTACCTTAGGACTATCATCTGGTACATACTTCTACAAAATGATTTCGAATAATTTTTCTGAAGTTAAAAAGATGAGTATTTTAAAATAG
- a CDS encoding T9SS type A sorting domain-containing protein, with the protein MNKTSSIISAIIFFLLSSSYSYSQDIEVVVHRTFIDSTLGSEMVFDFEVINISQFQQTVFEVRTINDLPANWQSSLCFGETCFPPFLDSIATTPDFGTTPPLNPGDTLTTSLHITGLQNDGTANVQIQVGTFRNPTVRTSIDFLATVNPVSVEDEKVVVKDFYLQQNYPNPFNPSTKINFGLKKAGNVEVVVYNILGNKVATLLNEYKPAGNHSVTFDASKLSSGVYLYRIVTNEFVQTRKMILEK; encoded by the coding sequence ATGAATAAAACATCAAGTATAATAAGTGCAATAATATTTTTTCTATTGTCATCCAGTTATTCTTATTCTCAGGATATTGAAGTTGTTGTTCACAGAACCTTTATAGACAGTACGCTTGGCTCAGAAATGGTTTTTGATTTTGAGGTAATTAATATTTCACAATTTCAGCAAACAGTTTTTGAAGTTAGAACAATAAATGATCTTCCTGCTAATTGGCAATCTTCTCTATGTTTTGGAGAAACCTGTTTTCCTCCGTTTTTAGATAGTATTGCAACTACACCGGATTTCGGGACAACTCCCCCTTTAAATCCGGGGGATACTCTTACAACATCATTACACATTACGGGGTTACAGAATGATGGAACCGCAAATGTACAGATTCAAGTTGGTACATTTAGAAATCCAACAGTAAGAACTTCTATTGATTTTCTTGCCACTGTAAATCCTGTTTCCGTAGAAGATGAAAAAGTAGTTGTAAAAGATTTTTATCTGCAGCAAAATTATCCAAATCCGTTTAATCCATCCACAAAAATAAATTTTGGATTAAAAAAAGCAGGCAATGTTGAAGTAGTTGTTTATAATATTCTTGGAAATAAAGTAGCAACATTATTAAATGAATATAAACCTGCAGGTAATCACTCAGTTACCTTTGATGCTTCTAAGTTAAGCAGCGGGGTTTATTTATATAGAATAGTTACTAATGAATTTGTCCAAACAAGAAAAATGATACTGGAGAAGTAA
- a CDS encoding TlpA family protein disulfide reductase produces the protein MKFLYLIIFVVFVSLPILAQNEEDLTGRKAPNFKLVNLSGKYVELNNETGNGPILLSFWATWCKPCLEEMAEYNKIYKEYKDKGFNLLAISTDTEKSVAKVKPYIKSKGYDFTVLLDTNSEIARKYYAQQMPYTVLVDKYGNIVYSHLGYMKGDEKKVEKLISELLGK, from the coding sequence ATGAAATTTTTGTATTTAATTATTTTTGTGGTTTTTGTCTCTTTACCAATTCTTGCTCAAAACGAAGAAGATTTAACAGGAAGAAAAGCCCCGAATTTTAAGCTTGTAAATCTTAGTGGAAAGTATGTTGAATTAAACAACGAAACCGGCAATGGTCCAATTCTTTTAAGTTTTTGGGCCACATGGTGCAAACCTTGTTTAGAAGAAATGGCAGAGTACAATAAAATATATAAAGAGTATAAAGACAAGGGATTTAATTTACTTGCTATCTCTACTGATACAGAAAAATCTGTTGCAAAAGTAAAACCATACATAAAATCCAAAGGATATGATTTTACTGTTCTTTTAGATACAAACAGTGAAATTGCTAGAAAGTATTACGCTCAGCAAATGCCTTACACAGTTTTGGTAGATAAATATGGCAATATAGTTTACTCGCATCTTGGATATATGAAAGGTGATGAGAAAAAAGTTGAAAAACTAATATCAGAACTCTTGGGAAAATAA
- a CDS encoding TonB-dependent receptor, translating into MNRWFTILCALLLLPTLLLAQSGKIKGKVTDLSSGEPLIGANVLVVGSSLGAATDVNGEYTIFNVQAGVYEVKSSYIGYQTITVTNVRVNTDLTTSVNFQLPSEGISVGEVVVVSERPLINPSNTNAIRTTSSDIIEDLPVRDFNNILALTPGVVLQNQNIYIRGGRVDEVGYYLEGANITNPVLGGRGVNIVQEAVEEIQVQAGGYTAEYGGANAGIVRTQLKSGTSDLKFSVAYVTDNLSFKSKDNRFDGEKTLGAYQYGYNEFTGTISGPLFSDKIKFFGLINSNWKLDQNPLPFPGINLGVITDQQSTTPETNSINLVYPAGPTYGNQNQTYTGTGTLTFDMNPLIFRLTGSYTDTKGGNGGGGNINRLLDLNRISIFEGSNSSFTAKMTHILSPTTYYEISGGYTYSFTQNMDPLLRDNWEVYGDSAANAEVGAVWNRTTSDLENGRFGPYQRPTSYDVLGFFFNAPGDIIANYNKNKREAFNINGAFSTEIDKIHSIKIGGELSISTIRSFNFAAGRTAAQYANAVFTNSQLPVPLPINDVMIGLTNSYGFDHFGNETSTDFNAGAGVDDIGLLAPKKPVFAGAYIEDKITYKDLILNFGLRYDYFDVDNLTLIDPTRPETAIDFGTNKINPAGLGKTNTFDAVSPRLGFSFPVTEQTVFHAQYGKFVQQSRLADMYQGIYGLGTQLRGGFFIATPVGLDVRPTRTTQYEIGFTQQVGEFASFDITGYYKDIQNQVEFDIQSTASGSPYQSYNVLRNGDFATTKGVEVSFNLRRVENLQANASVSFQDAQGTGSNPNSKAGIVGAPLDGVTIFRPNYISPLDFNKAITGNVNLDYRFAADTESPILRELGLSALFSFDSGHPFTQGQGKGNANGSLEGDNRFRSPIEALNSSSTPWVSQLDLKIDKSFMITDKLRANVYFFVINVLDATNITNVFLRTGSASDDGYLTDPGLGGTLKTYQREEYEAMYRAINVDYYQGYQAVVPAVGVLYGPPRQIRFGFQLEY; encoded by the coding sequence ATGAATAGATGGTTTACTATTCTATGTGCCCTTCTGTTGCTACCAACACTCCTGTTGGCTCAGTCGGGAAAAATAAAAGGAAAAGTTACTGACCTTTCATCTGGAGAGCCACTAATTGGTGCCAACGTTTTAGTTGTTGGATCATCTTTGGGCGCTGCTACAGACGTAAATGGCGAGTATACTATTTTCAATGTACAAGCGGGTGTTTATGAAGTAAAATCCTCATACATCGGCTACCAAACAATAACAGTTACAAACGTACGTGTTAATACTGATCTTACGACCAGTGTAAACTTCCAACTACCCAGCGAAGGAATCTCGGTTGGTGAAGTTGTTGTGGTTTCGGAAAGACCACTTATTAACCCAAGTAACACAAACGCTATTAGAACTACTTCAAGCGATATCATCGAAGATTTGCCTGTAAGAGATTTTAATAATATTTTGGCGCTAACACCCGGTGTTGTGCTGCAAAATCAAAATATTTATATAAGAGGCGGCCGTGTTGACGAAGTAGGATACTATCTTGAAGGCGCTAACATTACTAACCCTGTATTAGGTGGACGTGGTGTTAATATTGTTCAAGAAGCAGTTGAAGAAATTCAGGTTCAGGCTGGTGGATACACAGCTGAATATGGCGGCGCAAATGCAGGTATCGTGCGTACTCAACTTAAGTCCGGTACTTCCGATCTTAAGTTTAGTGTAGCTTACGTAACTGATAATCTATCTTTTAAAAGCAAAGACAACAGATTTGATGGCGAGAAGACATTAGGTGCTTATCAGTATGGTTATAATGAATTTACAGGAACTATAAGCGGACCTCTGTTTTCAGATAAAATTAAATTCTTTGGTTTAATAAATTCCAACTGGAAGCTAGATCAAAACCCATTACCTTTCCCAGGTATTAATCTTGGTGTAATTACGGATCAACAATCCACCACACCAGAAACAAATTCTATAAATTTGGTTTATCCTGCAGGTCCAACTTATGGAAATCAAAACCAAACATATACTGGCACAGGTACACTGACCTTTGATATGAACCCATTAATTTTTAGGCTGACCGGTTCATATACAGACACAAAAGGCGGCAATGGCGGCGGCGGAAATATAAACCGATTATTAGACCTAAACAGAATTTCAATTTTTGAAGGTTCTAATTCTTCTTTTACTGCAAAGATGACACACATCTTAAGTCCAACTACTTATTATGAAATAAGCGGAGGATATACATATAGCTTTACCCAAAATATGGACCCGTTGTTAAGAGACAATTGGGAAGTATATGGCGACAGCGCTGCAAATGCTGAAGTCGGTGCTGTTTGGAACAGAACCACTAGTGATCTTGAAAATGGAAGATTTGGCCCATATCAAAGACCAACTTCTTATGACGTTCTTGGATTTTTCTTTAATGCCCCAGGTGATATTATTGCTAATTATAACAAAAACAAAAGAGAAGCATTTAATATTAATGGAGCATTTTCTACTGAAATAGATAAAATTCATTCAATAAAAATTGGCGGTGAATTATCTATATCCACAATTAGAAGTTTCAATTTTGCTGCAGGTAGAACCGCCGCTCAATACGCAAATGCAGTTTTTACAAATAGCCAACTCCCCGTTCCATTGCCGATCAATGATGTTATGATTGGTTTAACGAATAGTTATGGGTTTGACCATTTTGGTAATGAAACAAGCACTGATTTTAATGCGGGCGCGGGCGTAGATGACATAGGACTTTTAGCTCCTAAAAAGCCGGTGTTTGCAGGTGCTTATATTGAAGATAAAATAACATACAAAGACCTTATCTTAAATTTTGGTTTAAGGTATGATTACTTTGATGTTGATAACCTAACACTCATAGACCCAACCCGGCCTGAAACAGCAATTGATTTTGGTACCAACAAAATAAATCCAGCTGGATTAGGAAAAACTAATACTTTTGATGCCGTAAGTCCTCGTCTTGGTTTTTCATTTCCTGTAACAGAACAAACTGTTTTTCATGCCCAGTATGGTAAATTTGTTCAGCAATCCAGACTTGCTGATATGTATCAGGGAATTTATGGACTTGGTACACAATTAAGAGGCGGATTTTTTATTGCAACTCCTGTTGGTTTAGATGTAAGACCAACAAGAACAACTCAATACGAAATTGGATTTACTCAACAAGTTGGAGAATTTGCTTCATTTGATATTACCGGTTATTATAAAGATATTCAGAATCAGGTTGAATTTGATATTCAAAGCACTGCTTCCGGATCACCATATCAGTCTTATAACGTGCTTAGAAACGGTGACTTTGCAACAACTAAAGGTGTTGAAGTTTCATTTAATTTGAGAAGAGTAGAAAATCTTCAAGCTAACGCTTCTGTTTCCTTCCAGGATGCACAAGGAACAGGATCTAACCCAAATTCAAAAGCGGGTATTGTTGGCGCACCTTTGGATGGTGTTACAATATTTAGACCTAATTACATTTCTCCACTCGATTTCAATAAAGCGATTACAGGAAATGTAAATTTGGATTATAGATTTGCTGCTGATACTGAATCCCCAATTCTTCGCGAATTAGGACTTTCTGCTCTCTTTAGCTTTGATAGCGGGCATCCGTTTACACAAGGACAAGGAAAGGGAAACGCTAATGGATCACTAGAGGGTGATAACAGATTTAGATCACCGATCGAAGCATTGAACTCATCAAGTACTCCTTGGGTTAGCCAGCTTGATTTAAAGATAGATAAATCTTTCATGATCACTGATAAGTTACGTGCAAATGTTTATTTCTTTGTTATTAATGTTCTTGATGCAACAAACATCACTAATGTTTTCCTAAGAACAGGATCAGCATCTGATGATGGTTATCTAACCGATCCAGGATTAGGTGGAACATTAAAGACCTATCAAAGAGAAGAATATGAAGCAATGTATAGAGCAATTAACGTTGATTATTATCAGGGTTACCAAGCTGTTGTACCTGCTGTTGGCGTATTGTATGGTCCTCCACGCCAAATTCGATTTGGATTTCAATTAGAATACTAA
- a CDS encoding PorV/PorQ family protein, with protein sequence MKNIFRSLIIVLALLLTLDVYAGGGNRTGTGGAAQLLIPVGPRGIAMGEANLAIASGIESIFWNPAGVANMKNSTSVMFSHMSYIADIGVEYGAVATNFEGFGVVSLSLKSLSIGEILVTTTADPDGLGGAKFSPQMLTAGLSYSRQLTERISVGLTANLITETLGDVSSSGLGFNIGVLYNTLADINGLSIGIAMKNVGPQMQYGGSGMLVLSEVANQSRSPQYTTIEAAKFDLPSSFELGVGYKANFDEDNALQLAGVFLNNNFSEDEYKLGAEYGFNNQFFARLGYQFSPNLESDRYLYGLTAGAGVNVNLDGVMLKVDYAYRDTQYFDGNHVFALSLGF encoded by the coding sequence ATGAAAAATATATTTAGGTCATTAATAATAGTTCTTGCCCTCCTGCTTACACTTGATGTATATGCCGGAGGTGGTAATAGAACAGGTACAGGAGGAGCCGCTCAGCTACTCATTCCTGTTGGTCCGCGAGGCATAGCCATGGGCGAAGCTAATCTTGCAATAGCAAGTGGAATAGAATCAATATTCTGGAACCCTGCTGGTGTAGCAAATATGAAAAATTCAACTAGTGTTATGTTTTCTCATATGTCTTACATAGCAGATATCGGTGTAGAATATGGTGCAGTTGCAACAAATTTTGAAGGATTTGGAGTTGTTTCACTAAGTCTTAAAAGCCTTTCAATAGGTGAGATTTTAGTTACCACAACAGCAGATCCTGATGGATTAGGTGGAGCGAAATTTTCACCTCAAATGCTAACTGCAGGTTTATCATACTCACGTCAATTAACAGAAAGAATATCTGTTGGTTTAACAGCTAATCTTATTACTGAAACTCTTGGAGATGTAAGTTCTTCTGGTTTGGGTTTTAATATTGGCGTTCTTTATAATACTCTTGCTGATATAAACGGATTAAGCATCGGTATTGCAATGAAAAATGTTGGACCACAAATGCAATATGGTGGTTCTGGTATGTTAGTTCTTTCAGAAGTAGCAAATCAGAGTCGTTCTCCACAATACACTACAATTGAAGCAGCAAAATTTGATTTACCTTCATCATTTGAATTGGGCGTTGGCTATAAAGCAAATTTTGATGAAGATAATGCACTTCAATTAGCAGGAGTATTCTTGAATAATAACTTCTCAGAAGATGAATATAAATTAGGTGCTGAGTATGGTTTTAATAATCAATTTTTTGCAAGATTAGGTTATCAATTTTCACCGAACTTAGAGAGTGATCGATATTTATATGGATTAACTGCTGGAGCTGGTGTTAATGTTAATCTTGACGGCGTAATGTTAAAAGTTGATTATGCTTACCGCGATACTCAATATTTTGATGGAAACCATGTATTTGCACTTTCGCTCGGTTTCTAA